The DNA segment CGCGTCGCCATCTTGACCTGCGCGGCGACAACGGCTTCGGGATCATCCACCGGCCGCGAAGAACCTTGTTTCGCCGGTGCGATGACCGGAAGTTTGGTCCACCGTTCGCCCACCATCGCCCCTCATCTCCCCTCCCCTGATGTTGACCGCCCGCTGCCAGTGCGGAGAAGTCTTCCACGGCGAAGAGTCGCACGCGGGACGCCGGCTGCGGTGCCGCTGCGGACGCGTGGTGGAGCTCCCCGTGCGCGTGAAGGCGACGGCCGCGCCGCGCCGCGGGCCGCCCGCGCCGGAGCCTTCCTCACGCTCCCAGCCCGCGGCTCGGCCGCGTCCGGGCCCGCGGCGCGAGGGCGGCGCGCGGGCGAGGCTCGCGTGGTGGCTGGCGCTGGTGTCGTGGGGCTACCTGGCCGCGGCGATCGCCGCCTGCGCGGTGCTGTGGGGGCTGGGGGACCGGTGGGTGCCGGCGACGGCCTTCCTGTTCGCGGGGAAGTGGCCGCTCCTGCTGCCGCTGGCCGTGCTCGTCCCGCTCGCGGCCGGGCTCCGGCGGCGGCTGCTGCTGCCGCTCGGGGCCGCCGCGGGCGTGGTGCTGGTGGGGGTGATGGGGTGGCGGCCGGGCGTGCGGCTCCCGGCGGGCGGCGACGCGCGGATGAGCCTGCGCGTGGTCACCTTCAACGCCGACGGCGGCGACGGGGCCGCGGTGCGCCTGCCGGACCTGCTCGAGACCTGGCACCCCGACGTGGTGGCGTTCCAGGAATGCGTCGGCCCCCTCATCAACGCGATCAACGCGCTCCAGGGCTGGTATCACCAGGAGAAGGACAGCCTCTGCCTGCTCAGCCGCTACCCGATCGTGGCGGCCGCGATGATGGACCGCTCGGCGCTGGAGCACATCGCCGAGACCTCGTCCGTGGGCGGCACGGGGATCGTCATCCGCTACACCCTGCGGACGCCCGCGGGCCCCGTCGACGTCACCAACGTGCACCTGGAGACGCCGCGGAAGGGCTTCGAGGCGCTGGCGGGGCTCGGATGGACGGCCATGCGCACCAACACGGAGCTGCGCGCCATCGAAGCGCACCTCGCCCGCGCGTGGGTGGACCGCGGCACCGCGCCGCGCCTGGTCGTGGGCGACTTCAACACGCCGGTGGAGAGCCGCATCTTCCAGGAGCACTGGGGCGGCCTCACCGACGCGTGGGAGGCGGCCGGGCGCGGGTTCGGATGGACCAAGGACAACGGATGGATCCGGGTGCGCATCGACCACGTGCTGATGGGCCCCGGCTGGCGTGCCCGCCGGATCTCCACCAGCCCGGACAACGCGGGTTCGGACCACCACCCGGTCATCGTCGACCTGCAGTTCCTCGACGGGTCGTAGACGGGATGATCCCGGGTCCGGGGGATTCAGCCCGTGGCTCCCCGCCGCATCGACCCGCCGTCTCCTGAGTCGTCCTCGCGCTAGCCCGTCCAGGGAGGATGAAAGGAGACCCGTTGTGAGCGCCGATGCCGCGGAATGAGCGGATCAGCCTCGCGCAGTTTGCGAGGCTTCCCGTCGTTGTTGCTGCGACTTCAGTCGCCGGTGAGGGGGGCATGGAAGGGCGATCGAAATCACGGCAACAACGGCCCGAAGTCCGCCTTCGCGGACTCCCTACCTTGCCATCTCCGCGCGTATCAAGCGGTCTACGACTTCGAACTCGCCTCCCCGCCTGAACCGAGCGGATCAGCCTCGCGCGGTTTGCGAGGCTTCCCGTCGTTGTTGCTGCGACTTTCAGTCGCCGGTGATCGGCCGCGCCCGGAGCTTTCCACGCGGCGGAGACCCGGCACGGTTGCGCAAGCCGGCCGCGGGACCGAGTATCACGACGGATTCCCCATCACCCTCCCGGGAGGACGTATGAAGACCTATGCAGTGCTCCTCGCCCTGGTCCTGCCGGCCAGCCTTGCCGCCCAGCAGCCGTCCGGAAGTCCGCCGGCGAACCCGATCACCACGGTGTTCCGTGCGCGGACCCTGGGGCTGCAGCGGAACATCGCCCAGGCGTTCGACTCGATCCCGGAGCGGCTGTTCAGCTACAAGCCGACGCCCGTGCAGCTCACCATCGGCTACATCGCCCAGCACCTCGCCAGCGACAACTACCTGTTCTGCAACGCGTTCGGCGACATGAAGGCGCCGGTGGCGGCCGAGGACACCGCGACCGCCGACTCCGTGAAGGCCACCTGGCCCAAGGCCAGGCTGATGGCCAACCTCAACGCGTCGTTCGCGTTCTGCGAGCGCGCGCTCGGGCAGCTGGACGATGCGAAGCTGGCCGACCAGGTGACCCTGTCGTTCCGCGGCCAGTCTCGCCAGGTGCCGCGCGTGAGCATGGTGCTGGGCCACGTGACGGACATGGCGGACCACTACAGCCAGCTCGCCAACTACATGCGCCTGAACGACCTTATCCCCCCGACGGCGCTCCCGCGGCCGGCCCGGACCGGCCAGTAGCGGCGGCGTCCGGGTGCCCTCTCGCACCACCTGCCCCGCGTCGGCGAGGTGGTGGGGAAACGAAGCCCCCGGCAGCGGTTCACGCTGCCGGGGCTTTCGCTTGTCCCCAACCCACTGGATCAGGCCGAAACTTGCAATCCGGGCCGCGCCACCCGCATCGTTCGGCTCCCGGTTGATCTTTGGACAGAGGAAACCCGATGGTGAACCTTCCGCTCACGGATGTCGAAGTGCGTATCCTCGGCGCTCTCCTCGAGAAGGAGGTGACGACGCCGGAGAACTATCCGCTTTCGCTGAACGCGCTCCTGTCGGCGTGCAACCAGACGACCAACCGCGACCCGGTGATGCGGCTGGACGAGGACACCGCCACGCACCACATCATCGCGCTCCGCCGCGGTGGCCTGCTGCACCAGATCCAGCCGGTGGGCTCGCGCGTGACCAAGTTCCAGCACCTGCTGGCGGAAGAGCTGAAGCTCGACGAGCGCCAGCTGGCGGTGCTGGGCGTGCTGATGCTCCGCGGCCCGCAGACACCGGGCGAGCTGCACGCGCGCACCGCGCGGCTGGCGTCGTTCGCCGACATCCCCGACCTGGAATCGGTGCTGGAGTCGCTGATCGCGCGCCAGCCGTTCCCCCTCGTCGCCCGCCTCCCCCGCCGCCCGGGCCAGAAGGAGGTCCGCTACACCCACCTGCTCGCCGGCGAACCCACGCAGGCCGATGCGCCCGAGATGGCGGACGAACCACCCCCCCGCGCTCGCCCTCACCGCGCCGATGTGGACGAGGACCGGGTCGCCGCGCTGGAGCGCACGGTCGAGGCGCTGCAGGCGGAGGTCGCCGCCGTGCGCGCAGAACTCGAGGCGTTCCGCGCGCAGTTTCAGTAGCGGACTGGGATGGACGGCGGCTTCGGCTACGAGCAGGCTCTGCACATCGCTCGGGCTGAGGCGAGCTCACGCCGGCTTCGGGCACGACTCTGGCGCCGCGCGGCACACCACGGGGCAGAGATTGGAATGCGGGTGCATCGCCATCTCCCGATCCCCATCATCTCCATAATCGGAACAACCTCTCGGGCGGGCTGGGACGATGAAGGCAGGCAAGAGCGGGAAGACGGCGGCGGAGGGCGCGCGACAGGCGGAGTTCGTGCGCGTGCGCGGTGCGCGGGAGCACAACCTGAAGAACGTGGACGTCGACATCCCCCGCGACGCGCTGGTGGTGTTCACCGGCGTGTCGGGGTCGGGGAAGTCGTCGCTCGCGTTCGGCACGCTGTACGCCGAGGCGCAGCGGCGCTACCTGGAGTCGGTGGCGCCGTACGCGCGGCGCCTCTTCCACCAGATGGGCATCCCCGACGTCGACGAGATCGACGGAATTCCGCCGGCGGTGGCGCTGCAGCAGCAGCGGGGCACACCCACCACGCGCTCGTCCGTTGGCAGCGTGACCACGCTCAGCAACCTGCTGCGGATGCTGTACTCGCGCGCGGGCGACTATCCGCC comes from the Longimicrobium sp. genome and includes:
- a CDS encoding endonuclease/exonuclease/phosphatase family protein, yielding MVELPVRVKATAAPRRGPPAPEPSSRSQPAARPRPGPRREGGARARLAWWLALVSWGYLAAAIAACAVLWGLGDRWVPATAFLFAGKWPLLLPLAVLVPLAAGLRRRLLLPLGAAAGVVLVGVMGWRPGVRLPAGGDARMSLRVVTFNADGGDGAAVRLPDLLETWHPDVVAFQECVGPLINAINALQGWYHQEKDSLCLLSRYPIVAAAMMDRSALEHIAETSSVGGTGIVIRYTLRTPAGPVDVTNVHLETPRKGFEALAGLGWTAMRTNTELRAIEAHLARAWVDRGTAPRLVVGDFNTPVESRIFQEHWGGLTDAWEAAGRGFGWTKDNGWIRVRIDHVLMGPGWRARRISTSPDNAGSDHHPVIVDLQFLDGS
- a CDS encoding DinB family protein; the encoded protein is MKTYAVLLALVLPASLAAQQPSGSPPANPITTVFRARTLGLQRNIAQAFDSIPERLFSYKPTPVQLTIGYIAQHLASDNYLFCNAFGDMKAPVAAEDTATADSVKATWPKARLMANLNASFAFCERALGQLDDAKLADQVTLSFRGQSRQVPRVSMVLGHVTDMADHYSQLANYMRLNDLIPPTALPRPARTGQ
- a CDS encoding YceH family protein, producing MVNLPLTDVEVRILGALLEKEVTTPENYPLSLNALLSACNQTTNRDPVMRLDEDTATHHIIALRRGGLLHQIQPVGSRVTKFQHLLAEELKLDERQLAVLGVLMLRGPQTPGELHARTARLASFADIPDLESVLESLIARQPFPLVARLPRRPGQKEVRYTHLLAGEPTQADAPEMADEPPPRARPHRADVDEDRVAALERTVEALQAEVAAVRAELEAFRAQFQ